The following are encoded together in the Mycolicibacterium arabiense genome:
- a CDS encoding ABC transporter substrate-binding protein has product MNRVMTAMTAIATVGMLAACGSGPAPSGGSGGGSQDGPITMGFSQVGAESGWRTANTKSIQEAATAADVDLKFSDANGEQENQISAIRSFVQQRVDVIAFSPVVRTGWDAVLLEAKNAGIPVILTDRAVDTQEKDVFKTFVGADFVEEGRRAGKWVVEQYSSAPGPVSIVQLEGTTGADPAIERNSGFADAIATNPNLKVIASQSGDFTRSGGKQVMEAFLKANPKIDLVFAQNDDMGLGAMEAIEAAGLTPGKDVEIVAVDATRDGMQALADGKFNYIVECNPLLGPQLMDLAKKVVAGEPVPPRVVTPDEAFDQQQAAAVLPDRKY; this is encoded by the coding sequence GTGAACAGAGTCATGACCGCGATGACCGCCATCGCCACGGTGGGCATGCTGGCCGCCTGTGGTAGCGGACCCGCCCCGAGCGGAGGTTCCGGCGGCGGTTCGCAGGACGGACCGATCACCATGGGGTTCTCTCAGGTCGGCGCCGAAAGCGGATGGCGAACCGCCAACACGAAGTCGATTCAGGAAGCCGCGACTGCGGCCGACGTCGACCTCAAGTTCTCCGACGCCAACGGCGAGCAGGAGAACCAGATCAGCGCCATCCGCTCGTTCGTGCAGCAACGCGTCGACGTGATCGCGTTCAGCCCGGTGGTTCGCACGGGGTGGGACGCCGTGCTGCTCGAGGCCAAGAACGCCGGAATTCCGGTGATCCTCACCGACCGGGCCGTCGACACGCAGGAGAAGGACGTCTTCAAGACCTTCGTCGGAGCGGACTTCGTCGAGGAGGGTCGCCGCGCCGGCAAGTGGGTGGTCGAGCAGTACTCGTCGGCACCGGGACCGGTGAGCATCGTCCAGCTCGAGGGTACGACGGGTGCCGACCCCGCCATCGAGCGCAACTCCGGATTCGCCGACGCCATCGCGACGAACCCCAACCTAAAGGTGATCGCCTCGCAGAGCGGTGATTTCACCAGATCGGGCGGTAAGCAGGTCATGGAGGCGTTTCTGAAGGCGAACCCGAAGATCGATCTGGTGTTCGCGCAGAACGACGACATGGGTCTGGGCGCCATGGAGGCCATCGAGGCAGCAGGGCTGACACCCGGAAAGGACGTCGAGATCGTCGCCGTGGACGCCACCCGTGACGGCATGCAGGCCCTGGCCGACGGCAAGTTCAACTACATCGTCGAGTGCAACCCGCTGCTCGGCCCGCAGCTCATGGACCTCGCCAAGAAGGTGGTCGCCGGCGAGCCGGTACCGCCGCGCGTCGTCACCCCGGACGAGGCCTTCGACCAGCAGCAGGCCGCCGCCGTCCTCCCGGACCGCAAGTACTGA
- the chvE gene encoding substrate-binding domain-containing protein, whose protein sequence is MLALTSLVACRPATEMGGTDQPEEFMRKSFVRVAGALAVVAALASAGCGRSTTTEATGGGDGERTGTVGISMPTKSSERWVADGNNMAEQFTALGYQTDLQYGDDVVQNQVSQIENMITKGVKALVIAPIDGSSLTDILQRAADAKIPVVSYDRLIRGTANVDYYATFDNFKVGVLQASYITDKLGIASGKGPFNIELFAGSPDDNNATFFFNGAMSVLQPFIDSGKLVVKSGQTTFDQVATLRWDGGLAQSRMDNLLSKAYTSGRVDAVLSPYDGMSLGIISALKSSGYGTPDKPLPIVTGQDAELASVKSIIAGEQTQTVFKDTRELAKSAVQMADSLLTGGTPEVNDTTTYENGVKVVPAFLLEPVSVDKTNYQKVLVDSGYYTAAQVA, encoded by the coding sequence ATGTTAGCGCTCACATCGCTGGTGGCCTGCCGCCCCGCGACGGAGATGGGCGGCACGGATCAACCGGAGGAATTCATGCGCAAGAGCTTTGTTCGTGTCGCGGGCGCGCTCGCCGTCGTCGCCGCGCTCGCCAGCGCCGGCTGCGGTCGCTCCACGACCACGGAGGCAACCGGTGGCGGTGATGGCGAACGCACGGGGACGGTCGGCATCTCGATGCCGACGAAGTCCTCCGAACGCTGGGTCGCCGACGGCAACAACATGGCCGAGCAGTTCACCGCCCTCGGCTATCAGACCGACCTGCAGTACGGCGACGACGTGGTGCAGAACCAGGTGTCGCAGATCGAGAACATGATCACCAAGGGCGTGAAGGCCTTGGTGATCGCGCCGATCGACGGCTCGTCGCTGACCGACATCCTCCAGCGCGCCGCCGACGCCAAGATCCCCGTCGTCAGCTACGACCGGCTCATTCGAGGTACCGCGAACGTCGACTACTACGCCACGTTCGACAACTTCAAGGTCGGCGTGCTGCAGGCGTCCTACATCACCGACAAGCTGGGAATCGCTTCTGGCAAGGGGCCCTTCAACATCGAGTTGTTCGCCGGATCGCCGGACGACAACAACGCCACGTTCTTCTTCAACGGCGCGATGAGCGTCCTGCAACCCTTCATCGACAGCGGCAAGCTCGTCGTCAAGAGCGGTCAGACCACCTTCGACCAGGTGGCGACGCTGCGCTGGGACGGCGGCCTCGCTCAGTCACGCATGGACAACCTGCTGAGCAAGGCCTACACCAGCGGCCGAGTGGACGCGGTCCTGTCCCCCTACGACGGCATGTCGCTGGGGATCATCTCCGCCTTGAAGAGTTCCGGTTACGGCACCCCCGACAAGCCGTTGCCGATCGTCACCGGCCAGGACGCCGAACTCGCCTCGGTCAAGTCGATCATCGCAGGCGAGCAGACCCAGACGGTCTTCAAGGACACCCGTGAACTCGCCAAATCGGCTGTGCAGATGGCCGATTCGCTGCTGACGGGCGGCACCCCCGAGGTCAACGACACCACGACCTACGAGAACGGGGTGAAGGTCGTTCCGGCGTTCCTGCTCGAACCCGTCAGCGTGGACAAGACCAACTACCAGAAGGTGCTCGTCGACTCCGGCTACTACACGGCCGCACAGGTCGCGTGA
- the mmsA gene encoding multiple monosaccharide ABC transporter ATP-binding protein translates to MRGITKRFGNVTALSDVNLTVRTGEVHAICGENGAGKSTLMKVLSGIYPHGSYEGDIVFDGASGEFKDIRSSERRGIVIIHQELALVPVLSIAENVFLGNEHASAGVISWHETMTHAQRLLERVGLAESPHTRIADIGVGKQQLVEIAKALSKKVKLLILDEPTAALNDEDSRHLLDLIVELKTQGLTCIIISHKLNEVMRVADTITILRDGQTIETRPVEGGLTEEHVIRGMVGRDMVDRFPERSPHAIGDVTFAVEDWTVFHPLDQQRKVVDGVSINVRRGEVVGLAGLMGAGRTELAMSVFGRSYGKKGGGTVYKDGKEIRTRTVSEAIGHGIAYATEDRKHYGLNLMDDIARSVTLASLSKVSRASVINEHEETVVAERFRNDMRIKAQSVKSITGNLSGGNQQKVVLSKWIFADPDVLILDEPTRGIDVGAKYEIYTIINDLAAQGKSVIVISSELPELIGLCDRIYTLNEGRLTGEVHRADAAQETLMHFMMKGPTT, encoded by the coding sequence ATGCGTGGCATCACCAAGCGGTTCGGCAACGTCACCGCCCTCAGCGACGTCAACCTCACCGTCCGCACCGGCGAGGTGCACGCGATCTGCGGCGAGAACGGCGCAGGCAAGTCGACTCTGATGAAGGTGCTCAGCGGCATCTACCCGCACGGGAGCTATGAGGGCGACATCGTCTTCGACGGCGCCAGTGGAGAGTTCAAGGACATCCGGTCCAGTGAGCGGCGCGGCATCGTGATCATCCATCAGGAACTCGCGCTGGTACCGGTGTTGTCGATCGCCGAGAACGTCTTCCTCGGCAACGAACACGCGTCCGCCGGGGTGATCAGCTGGCACGAGACGATGACCCACGCACAGCGACTGCTCGAACGGGTCGGCCTCGCCGAGAGCCCGCACACCCGGATCGCCGACATCGGCGTCGGAAAGCAGCAGCTGGTCGAGATCGCCAAGGCGCTGTCGAAGAAGGTGAAGCTCCTGATCCTCGACGAGCCCACTGCGGCGCTGAACGACGAGGACAGCAGGCATCTGCTGGACCTCATCGTCGAACTCAAGACCCAAGGTCTGACCTGCATCATCATCTCGCACAAGCTCAACGAGGTGATGCGGGTCGCCGACACGATCACCATCCTGCGCGACGGACAGACCATCGAAACCCGGCCGGTCGAAGGGGGTCTCACGGAGGAACACGTGATCCGCGGGATGGTGGGCCGCGACATGGTCGACCGCTTCCCCGAGCGGAGCCCGCACGCCATCGGCGACGTCACCTTCGCCGTCGAGGACTGGACGGTGTTCCATCCACTCGACCAGCAGCGCAAGGTGGTCGACGGCGTCTCCATCAACGTCCGGCGTGGAGAGGTCGTCGGCCTCGCCGGCCTGATGGGCGCGGGACGCACCGAGTTGGCGATGAGCGTGTTCGGCCGCAGCTACGGAAAGAAGGGTGGCGGCACCGTCTACAAGGACGGCAAGGAGATTCGCACGCGCACGGTGTCCGAGGCGATCGGTCACGGCATCGCCTACGCCACCGAGGACCGCAAGCACTACGGCCTCAACCTGATGGACGACATCGCCCGCAGCGTGACCTTGGCCTCGCTCTCGAAGGTGAGCAGGGCATCGGTCATCAACGAGCACGAGGAGACGGTGGTCGCCGAACGGTTCCGCAATGACATGCGCATCAAGGCGCAATCGGTGAAGTCGATCACCGGCAACCTGTCGGGCGGCAATCAGCAGAAGGTGGTGCTGAGCAAGTGGATCTTCGCCGACCCGGATGTGCTGATCCTCGACGAGCCGACCCGCGGCATCGACGTCGGCGCCAAGTACGAGATCTACACGATCATCAACGACCTTGCCGCGCAGGGTAAGTCGGTGATCGTCATCTCCTCCGAACTGCCGGAGCTGATTGGCCTGTGCGACCGAATCTACACACTCAACGAGGGCAGGCTCACCGGTGAGGTACACCGCGCGGACGCTGCCCAGGAGACATTGATGCACTTCATGATGAAGGGACCGACCACATGA
- the mmsB gene encoding multiple monosaccharide ABC transporter permease, translated as MTTSSTVDAASSAQAPPPPDSPASRLKTALRGNFRQYGMVVALVLIVILFQVWTSGILLKPLNVTNIVQQNGYILILAIGMVIVIISGHIDLSVGSIAGFVGAMSAVLMIRYDMPWPVAVVVCLLLGALIGAWQGFWIAYVGIPSFIVTLAGMLVFRGATQYLLEGQSIAPFPRSFSQVSSGFLPEVGGASLYHWPTVILGVFVMAAAIWQQVRQRRTQTRYGFDVLPLVWFIAKCAAIVAALAAFTLLLASYRGVPVVGIILAVAFVLYAFLMRSTVFGRQVYAVGGNVAAARLSGVKTKRVTFLVFVNMGLLSALAGLLFAARLNSATPQAGIGMELEAIAAAFIGGASANGGVGTVFGAIIGGFVLGVLNNGMSLIGIGSDIQQLIKGLVLLAAVGFDVYNKKKGGA; from the coding sequence ATGACCACCAGTTCGACGGTGGACGCGGCGTCTAGCGCGCAGGCACCCCCACCACCGGACTCCCCGGCGTCGCGACTGAAGACCGCGTTGCGGGGCAACTTCAGGCAGTACGGCATGGTCGTCGCGCTGGTGCTGATCGTGATCCTGTTCCAGGTGTGGACCAGCGGGATCCTGCTCAAACCGCTCAACGTCACCAACATCGTTCAGCAGAACGGTTACATCCTCATCTTGGCGATCGGGATGGTCATCGTGATCATCTCCGGACACATCGACCTGTCGGTCGGGTCGATCGCGGGCTTCGTCGGCGCCATGTCGGCGGTCCTGATGATCCGATACGACATGCCCTGGCCCGTGGCGGTGGTCGTGTGCCTGCTGCTGGGTGCGCTGATCGGTGCGTGGCAGGGGTTCTGGATCGCCTACGTCGGCATTCCCTCGTTCATCGTGACCCTCGCCGGCATGCTGGTGTTCCGCGGCGCGACGCAGTATCTGCTCGAGGGGCAGTCGATCGCCCCGTTCCCCCGCAGCTTCAGTCAGGTCTCCAGCGGATTCCTGCCCGAGGTGGGCGGCGCAAGCCTCTACCACTGGCCGACGGTCATCCTCGGTGTGTTCGTCATGGCAGCGGCCATCTGGCAGCAGGTCCGCCAGCGCAGGACGCAGACCCGCTACGGCTTCGACGTGCTGCCGCTGGTCTGGTTCATCGCCAAGTGCGCCGCGATCGTCGCCGCACTGGCCGCCTTCACGCTCTTGCTCGCCAGTTACCGGGGCGTCCCGGTCGTCGGCATCATCCTGGCAGTGGCGTTCGTACTGTACGCATTCCTGATGCGCAGCACGGTCTTCGGGCGCCAGGTCTACGCCGTCGGCGGCAACGTGGCTGCCGCGCGGCTGTCCGGCGTGAAGACCAAGCGGGTCACCTTCCTGGTCTTCGTCAACATGGGTCTGCTGTCGGCCCTGGCCGGCCTCCTGTTCGCCGCCCGACTCAACTCCGCCACGCCGCAGGCCGGCATCGGCATGGAGCTGGAGGCGATCGCGGCGGCGTTCATCGGCGGCGCGTCCGCCAACGGCGGGGTGGGGACGGTGTTCGGCGCCATCATCGGCGGCTTCGTGCTCGGCGTGCTGAACAACGGCATGTCCCTGATCGGGATCGGTAGCGACATTCAGCAGCTCATCAAGGGCCTGGTGCTCCTGGCCGCAGTGGGCTTTGACGTCTACAACAAGAAGAAGGGCGGGGCGTGA
- a CDS encoding DUF3159 domain-containing protein, translating to MASHDATTHDVTPQDTTRADEHQTLLDRMGGVSGLIAASVPTFAYLVANAIAGLDGAIVAALTVSVALIAWRKYRKQPIQPAVSGLLGVVVASLIALYTGSAEGYFLPGIWVSLGMAVVFAISVVVRRPLVGVVWNALTSTGERTAWHTDKGALHAFDVATLTFVAVFAARFVVQDWLYDAGSAGWLAFARIAMGYPLLALALLVTFWAVRRARRRLDVVTEEQRERLAT from the coding sequence ATGGCATCACACGACGCGACCACACACGACGTGACACCGCAGGACACGACACGGGCAGACGAGCACCAGACACTCCTCGACCGCATGGGTGGTGTGTCGGGCTTGATCGCCGCCAGCGTGCCCACGTTCGCCTACCTCGTCGCGAACGCGATCGCGGGACTGGACGGTGCAATCGTCGCTGCACTCACCGTCAGCGTCGCGCTGATCGCATGGCGGAAGTACCGCAAGCAGCCGATCCAGCCGGCCGTCTCCGGACTGCTAGGGGTGGTCGTCGCATCGTTGATCGCCCTGTACACCGGCTCGGCCGAGGGCTACTTCCTACCCGGGATCTGGGTGAGTCTGGGGATGGCCGTCGTGTTCGCGATCTCCGTGGTGGTGCGACGGCCGCTGGTTGGCGTGGTCTGGAACGCGCTCACGAGCACGGGGGAGCGCACCGCCTGGCACACCGACAAGGGTGCGCTGCACGCATTCGACGTCGCCACACTGACCTTCGTCGCGGTGTTCGCCGCGAGGTTCGTCGTCCAAGACTGGCTGTACGACGCCGGTTCCGCGGGTTGGTTGGCATTCGCTCGGATCGCGATGGGCTACCCGCTGCTCGCGCTGGCGCTCCTGGTGACGTTCTGGGCAGTTCGCCGAGCACGCCGACGGCTCGACGTCGTTACGGAAGAGCAGCGGGAGAGGCTCGCGACGTGA
- a CDS encoding MerR family transcriptional regulator → MAWSTREIAELAGTSLRAVRHYHQIGLLAEPDRRNNGYKQYGAAHLVRLVRIKRLTDLGFSLPQIAAMGDADEHPEEALRALDDELAAKIERIQSARAELGALLHDSAPTDLPPNFVRPDTVAKLSDSDRSLVVVMTRVLGPRGLADYGKLLENVPDEPAGVLAFDDLPADADESTRRELVGHLVPYLRAVLAAHPGVRESRADAPKGPGHFDRTVAAAMSELYNDAQLDVMRRAREILRAEEAEPGTG, encoded by the coding sequence GTGGCATGGAGCACCCGTGAGATCGCCGAACTGGCGGGTACGAGCCTGCGAGCGGTCCGGCACTATCATCAGATCGGCCTGCTCGCCGAACCCGACCGTCGCAACAACGGCTACAAGCAGTACGGCGCCGCTCATCTGGTGCGACTGGTGCGCATCAAGCGACTGACCGACCTGGGTTTCTCCCTACCCCAGATCGCCGCCATGGGCGACGCCGACGAACACCCCGAAGAAGCATTGCGCGCCCTGGACGACGAACTTGCGGCGAAGATCGAGCGCATTCAGAGCGCACGCGCCGAACTGGGTGCGCTGCTGCACGATTCGGCGCCGACCGACCTGCCGCCGAACTTCGTCCGACCCGATACCGTGGCCAAGCTCTCGGATTCGGATCGGTCGCTCGTCGTCGTCATGACGAGGGTGCTGGGACCGCGCGGCCTCGCGGACTACGGCAAGCTGCTGGAGAACGTTCCCGACGAGCCTGCGGGCGTGCTCGCCTTCGACGACCTGCCGGCCGACGCCGACGAGTCGACTCGTCGGGAACTCGTCGGCCATCTGGTGCCATACCTACGCGCGGTCCTCGCAGCGCACCCCGGCGTACGGGAGTCGCGGGCAGACGCCCCGAAGGGACCGGGCCACTTCGATCGGACCGTCGCCGCGGCGATGTCGGAGTTGTACAACGACGCGCAATTGGACGTGATGCGCCGGGCCCGCGAGATCCTGCGTGCCGAGGAGGCCGAACCTGGAACGGGTTGA
- a CDS encoding DUF6319 family protein, with the protein MTVDTLPIDAPPAVSNPVPVEQAPAKAPAKKSTGRKAKTLELTLTVTGTADGEWRAELKQGNTFLARDLAVAAAAVSRAAKELHEDLATPIDEVIEEARVQQAAKVAALEAELEAARKALADLD; encoded by the coding sequence ATGACCGTAGACACCCTGCCGATCGACGCACCGCCCGCTGTTTCCAACCCTGTCCCGGTGGAGCAGGCACCCGCGAAGGCTCCGGCCAAGAAGTCGACCGGCAGGAAGGCCAAGACCCTCGAACTCACGCTGACCGTCACCGGTACCGCTGACGGCGAATGGCGGGCAGAACTCAAGCAGGGCAACACGTTTCTGGCTCGGGACCTCGCCGTCGCAGCGGCGGCAGTCTCGCGCGCGGCCAAGGAACTCCACGAGGATCTCGCCACCCCGATCGACGAGGTGATCGAAGAGGCACGCGTTCAGCAGGCCGCCAAGGTCGCTGCCCTCGAGGCCGAACTGGAGGCCGCCCGCAAGGCCCTCGCCGACCTCGACTGA
- a CDS encoding acyltransferase family protein gives MAEVNVLATAREGPVSDGSVSEIRRLDIQGLRGFAILIGVLFHAGLPPPGGFVGLDVFFVVSGFVITNMIQRERARTGRFGIGGFYLRRFERLTPALAVMVGVTMILALFLLSPFGLQQRAAETGLGAMLLAANFVIVTNTGDYFAPPAEMNALLHTWSLSVEEQFYMALPAILVLGWVLERHSRRVPWTTILVCATVLTSFWLAMAGASGLGPFAPYGDYLLGYYGPVSRAWEFAAGGLLAMVATSRALLSARWARFLAPLGLGLLLCAPWLITADTAYPSAWTLLPVTGTLLLIATGTGHDTWVKRVLSTPVMVGLGNWSYSIYLWHWPLIVFANHLWPDAPLAAPLAAVLSVVPAVASYRWIEQPFRTRPLQGGRKIGVAVAAVVLPPVVLAGTLDVAANHFWLPRYESGSVPIAHQGEVSDWDHFFANLRGAHHPCVDPVVRDSALDWNGQPRCRQSKPGSRIDVVVFGDSHAEHLFAGLANAMPDENVLYSVPGPLPGGRLASDEMKLMVDYIAAQPSIETVVVNLGWAKRGAQADDLRDILTALTVAGKAVFVTDDIPKFEFDAIDCKYRLAPVLPFSRCSEARPVFDEQYATYIGPLRDTVRAVPGAHLLDTARYFCDEHLCSMNVGDELLYRDGNHLNESGSRFLVDRMLADNPSFRAAVS, from the coding sequence ATGGCCGAGGTGAACGTGCTCGCGACCGCGAGGGAGGGGCCGGTCAGCGACGGGTCCGTCAGCGAGATCCGCCGACTCGACATTCAAGGACTGCGCGGATTCGCAATCCTGATCGGAGTGCTGTTCCACGCTGGACTACCGCCGCCCGGCGGCTTCGTAGGCCTCGATGTCTTCTTCGTCGTCTCCGGTTTCGTGATCACGAACATGATCCAGCGCGAACGAGCCCGCACCGGACGGTTCGGCATCGGCGGCTTCTATCTGAGGCGCTTCGAACGCCTGACCCCGGCTCTGGCGGTCATGGTCGGCGTGACGATGATCCTGGCGCTGTTCTTGCTGTCGCCATTCGGGCTGCAACAACGAGCAGCCGAGACCGGCCTCGGTGCGATGCTTCTGGCCGCGAACTTCGTGATCGTCACGAACACCGGCGACTACTTCGCACCTCCGGCTGAGATGAACGCCCTACTGCATACGTGGTCGTTGTCGGTCGAAGAGCAGTTCTACATGGCGTTGCCCGCGATCCTGGTGCTCGGTTGGGTACTCGAGCGGCACTCGCGTCGGGTCCCGTGGACGACGATTCTCGTGTGCGCCACCGTCCTGACCTCGTTCTGGTTGGCGATGGCGGGCGCGTCCGGCCTCGGTCCATTCGCCCCGTACGGGGACTACCTGCTCGGCTACTACGGCCCGGTGAGCCGAGCGTGGGAGTTCGCGGCAGGCGGACTCTTGGCGATGGTCGCCACGAGCCGGGCACTGCTCTCGGCGCGGTGGGCGCGATTCCTCGCACCGCTCGGACTCGGCCTGCTGCTCTGCGCGCCCTGGTTGATCACCGCCGACACCGCCTACCCCAGTGCCTGGACGCTGCTCCCGGTGACGGGAACGCTTCTGTTGATCGCGACCGGCACCGGTCACGACACGTGGGTCAAGCGGGTTCTCTCCACCCCCGTCATGGTCGGTCTGGGCAACTGGTCCTACTCGATCTACCTCTGGCACTGGCCATTGATCGTGTTCGCCAATCACCTGTGGCCGGACGCTCCACTCGCCGCACCTCTTGCCGCAGTGCTGTCGGTGGTGCCTGCCGTGGCGTCGTACAGATGGATCGAGCAACCGTTCCGGACACGTCCACTGCAGGGTGGTCGCAAGATCGGCGTCGCCGTCGCCGCCGTCGTCTTGCCGCCCGTCGTCTTGGCGGGCACCCTCGACGTGGCCGCCAACCATTTCTGGTTGCCGCGGTACGAATCGGGATCGGTTCCCATCGCGCACCAGGGTGAGGTGAGCGATTGGGATCACTTCTTCGCGAACCTGCGCGGCGCACACCATCCCTGCGTCGACCCGGTCGTTCGCGACAGTGCCCTTGACTGGAATGGCCAGCCCCGGTGTAGGCAGTCCAAGCCTGGGTCACGCATCGACGTCGTCGTCTTCGGAGACAGCCACGCCGAGCATCTCTTCGCAGGGTTGGCGAACGCCATGCCCGACGAGAACGTCCTCTACTCCGTCCCAGGACCGCTCCCCGGCGGACGGCTCGCGAGCGACGAGATGAAGCTGATGGTCGACTACATCGCGGCTCAGCCGTCGATCGAGACCGTTGTCGTGAATCTGGGCTGGGCGAAGCGCGGCGCACAGGCAGACGACCTCCGCGACATCCTCACGGCCTTGACGGTGGCGGGTAAGGCCGTCTTCGTCACCGACGACATCCCGAAGTTCGAATTCGACGCAATCGACTGCAAGTATCGCCTGGCTCCGGTGCTGCCGTTCTCGCGGTGTTCCGAGGCGCGACCGGTATTCGACGAGCAGTACGCCACATACATCGGCCCGCTTCGCGACACCGTCCGAGCGGTACCGGGTGCCCACCTGCTCGACACGGCGCGGTACTTCTGCGACGAGCACCTATGCAGCATGAACGTAGGCGATGAGCTGCTGTACCGCGACGGCAATCACCTCAACGAGTCCGGCAGCAGATTCCTCGTCGATCGGATGCTCGCCGATAACCCGTCGTTCCGGGCGGCAGTGTCCTGA
- a CDS encoding glycosyltransferase, which yields MGSVGNTTDISVVIPVRNGGSFVGKQLEALLAQRTRATFEVIVADNGSTDQTVQIAQGFAKRDPRVRVVDASSRVGVNQARNSGARAARGRAVLLTDADDVVRPGWIDAYWQAFRNGAHTVGGSLNRVLADGTVLARESQLYKSMMCESAYANGTNCGFTREAFDAVGGFDEGLAGGADEIDFFARTSRVGYQMTLVPDAVVDKLQHTDLSAAFQQHFNFGRGEVRLAKKFKPRLVCVPVAAVAGVQAALWFVLWATVGRVPRWRRKTVMMLAFSLGMLVEEAGALSTSKDDLHRTAEPAQQLRGSGRNPRRHATPAVSSIR from the coding sequence ATGGGGAGTGTCGGGAATACGACGGACATCAGCGTGGTGATCCCAGTTCGCAACGGGGGCAGCTTCGTCGGCAAACAACTCGAAGCGCTGCTGGCGCAACGAACACGCGCGACGTTCGAGGTCATCGTGGCCGACAACGGATCGACAGACCAGACCGTGCAGATCGCGCAAGGTTTTGCGAAGCGCGATCCGCGTGTCCGAGTGGTGGACGCGTCCAGTCGAGTTGGGGTCAACCAGGCCCGCAATTCCGGCGCCCGAGCCGCGCGCGGCCGAGCCGTCCTCCTGACCGACGCCGACGACGTGGTGCGACCCGGATGGATCGACGCATATTGGCAAGCGTTCCGGAATGGCGCTCACACGGTCGGCGGCTCGCTGAACCGCGTGCTGGCAGACGGCACGGTGCTGGCGCGAGAATCGCAGTTGTACAAGTCGATGATGTGCGAGAGCGCCTACGCCAACGGCACGAACTGCGGGTTCACCCGTGAGGCGTTCGATGCAGTCGGCGGCTTCGACGAAGGTCTGGCGGGCGGGGCCGATGAGATCGACTTCTTCGCCCGTACGTCGCGCGTCGGGTACCAGATGACATTGGTGCCGGACGCGGTGGTGGACAAACTTCAGCACACCGACCTGTCGGCAGCCTTCCAGCAGCACTTCAACTTCGGCCGCGGCGAGGTCAGGCTGGCCAAGAAGTTCAAGCCCCGCCTCGTCTGCGTGCCCGTAGCTGCGGTCGCGGGCGTGCAAGCGGCGCTCTGGTTCGTGCTGTGGGCGACGGTCGGACGAGTGCCGCGCTGGCGCCGAAAGACCGTGATGATGCTGGCGTTCTCCCTGGGGATGCTGGTCGAAGAAGCCGGTGCGCTCTCGACGTCCAAGGACGACCTGCACCGCACCGCGGAGCCGGCTCAGCAGCTGCGAGGTAGCGGCCGCAATCCCCGCCGCCATGCGACGCCTGCGGTTTCCTCGATCAGATGA
- a CDS encoding polysaccharide pyruvyl transferase family protein, with amino-acid sequence MTDVVERTRRLLLDELRPIFAGAREWDLTDFPHHFNCGDSAIWLGCLAIADELGITVRSTTSSRTYRRDKLTSNGPIVLNGGGNLGGLYPVHDDLRVRILTDFPDRQVVQMPQSIEVTDTRILDRLKRAIVSHPDFTLLVRDHRSLAIAQREFECRTVLVPDAAFALGRLDRRPPIEDVVLQARRDGEAAAERDPGRPTVDWNTARILSLRNLGRSAVTVADALPSPALSAAVANGFARQNLQWGIQTLSRGRVLVTDRLHGHVIATLCGIEHIVVNDRHGKVRALWEAWTSDAPMATYVPTWRDAEAALDDLVNGRHVS; translated from the coding sequence TTGACTGACGTCGTCGAACGGACTCGCAGGCTCCTCCTGGACGAACTCCGGCCAATCTTCGCCGGGGCACGCGAATGGGACCTGACCGACTTTCCCCACCACTTCAATTGCGGCGACTCGGCGATTTGGTTGGGATGCCTCGCGATCGCCGATGAGTTGGGCATCACGGTGCGCTCGACGACGTCGTCACGGACGTACCGGCGCGACAAGCTGACGTCCAACGGGCCGATCGTGCTCAACGGTGGGGGCAATCTCGGCGGCCTCTACCCCGTCCACGATGACCTCCGTGTGCGCATTCTGACCGACTTTCCCGACCGGCAGGTCGTGCAGATGCCTCAGTCGATCGAGGTGACGGACACGCGGATCCTGGACCGGTTGAAGCGGGCCATCGTATCGCACCCCGACTTCACCCTCCTGGTGCGCGACCATCGGTCGTTGGCTATCGCCCAGCGCGAATTCGAGTGCCGAACCGTACTCGTTCCCGACGCAGCGTTCGCATTGGGACGGCTCGACCGGCGGCCACCGATCGAGGACGTCGTCCTACAGGCACGTCGAGATGGTGAAGCCGCAGCCGAACGAGATCCCGGACGCCCGACCGTCGACTGGAACACGGCGCGCATCCTCAGCCTCCGCAACCTCGGCCGGAGCGCCGTCACCGTGGCCGACGCACTCCCGTCGCCCGCGCTGTCCGCCGCGGTGGCGAACGGCTTCGCACGACAGAATCTGCAGTGGGGCATCCAAACCCTGTCAAGGGGGCGCGTCCTGGTCACGGACCGCCTGCACGGACACGTGATCGCGACGCTCTGCGGAATCGAGCACATCGTCGTCAACGATCGTCACGGCAAGGTCCGTGCGCTGTGGGAAGCCTGGACCAGCGATGCGCCGATGGCGACCTATGTGCCGACGTGGCGCGACGCCGAAGCCGCGCTGGACGATCTGGTGAACGGCCGACACGTGTCGTAG